Part of the Halalkalibacter krulwichiae genome is shown below.
GTATTAGGTATTCATTCATGTACGGTAGGTGTACCAATATTAGTAGATGAGTTGAGAGAAAAAGGTGTTGAAATATCCGAGGAACTTACAGAGAAACAAAAGAAGCTAAAAGAGCAATTTATTAATGAACGTGGATATTGGTCAGAGCTTTGGGATCAATTATTAGTATTAAACGACAGATACTTTGAAGCATATTTGAACCTTTCTGCTGTCCCATGGAAAAAAGGAACTATAGATCCAAAAATAAAAGAATTTATTTATATAGCTATTAATGCATCAACGACACATTTATATGAACCGGGAATTAGAATTCATATAAAAAATGCCTTGAATTTAGGAGCAACGAAAGATGAAATTATGGAAGTTTTTCAGCTAATTAGTGTGCTCGGCATTCATACTTGTACGGAAGGGGTTCCTTTGTTGGTAGAGGAATTAAAGAAGAGAGGCCAAGGTTAGTTTTTATTAGATTTTAAATACCGGACGGTTGGTAAAAAAGTGAAATAGTGATTTGTTATTTTAATAGGACGGAGGGGAAAAGGTGAAATTTTCTAAGGAAGAATTATTAAAGTTTTACGAAACCATGTTAAAGATACGTAAGTTTGAAGAGAAGGTTTCTGATTTATTTTCAGATGGACATATACCTGGCTTTTTACATCTTTATATTGGTCAAGAGGCTGTAGCAACAGGGGTGTGTTCGAACCTGAAGAAAGATGATTATATTGCAAGTACACATCGTGGCCATGGCCATTGTATTGCTAAAGGAGCTGATGTCAACAAAATGATGGCAGAGCTTTTTGGAAAAGAGACTGGATATTGTAAAGGAAAAGGAGGGTCAATGCATGTAGCTGATATTGATATAGGAATACTAGGTGCTAATGGCATTGTTGGAGCAGGAATTCCTATTGCTGTAGGCGCAGGACTAACTGCGAAAGTTAAAGGACAAGGGCAAGTTGCAGTTGCGTTTTTCGGTGAAGGAGCATCAGGTATTGGCTATTTCCATGAAGCACTAAATATGGCAGCGGTTTTAAAATTACCGGTTATCTTTGTATGTGAAAGTAACAATTATGCAGAATTCACTCCAAGAGAAAAGCACCTACCAATCCAAACTGTAGCTGAACGTGGAAGCGCTTATGGAATAAAGAGCTATATGTTAGATGGAAATGATGTCTTAGCAGTATACGAAACATTCGATG
Proteins encoded:
- a CDS encoding carboxymuconolactone decarboxylase family protein encodes the protein MTKKLDENQLALKEKFIRERGYWAEFWDYLLELNSDFFKAYLEFSSVPWRHGVLEPKVKELIYIAIDVATTHLYEPGTKVHMQNAIKYGATKEEIMEVFELTSVLGIHSCTVGVPILVDELREKGVEISEELTEKQKKLKEQFINERGYWSELWDQLLVLNDRYFEAYLNLSAVPWKKGTIDPKIKEFIYIAINASTTHLYEPGIRIHIKNALNLGATKDEIMEVFQLISVLGIHTCTEGVPLLVEELKKRGQG
- a CDS encoding thiamine pyrophosphate-dependent dehydrogenase E1 component subunit alpha; this encodes MKFSKEELLKFYETMLKIRKFEEKVSDLFSDGHIPGFLHLYIGQEAVATGVCSNLKKDDYIASTHRGHGHCIAKGADVNKMMAELFGKETGYCKGKGGSMHVADIDIGILGANGIVGAGIPIAVGAGLTAKVKGQGQVAVAFFGEGASGIGYFHEALNMAAVLKLPVIFVCESNNYAEFTPREKHLPIQTVAERGSAYGIKSYMLDGNDVLAVYETFDEVVSRTRKGEGPFLVECFTDRWSGHFVGDPQRYRPLGEKEELQNKDPIIKLKVFLQQEYENANDEINKIHQTVDNELAYAEEFSKSSPLPHGESTLEDVYAQGKQYECNSI